The region GCGAAAGCGGCCGAAATGCTGCGGCTTCTACCGGATACAACCGTGGATGTCATCGAACGGTGTTCCGGCCATGGCGGTTCCTGGGGCGTGATGAAGGATAATTTCGACACCGCGCTGAAAGTGGGGCGTCCGGCGGCCCGGCAGGCGCTCAAGAACGCCCGCAAACATGTCGTCTCCGAATGCCCGCTCGCCGGCATGCATCTGGCGCAGGGGATGGAGCGGCTCGCCGATGCGGATACGACCCCTCCCGACACGGCATCGCATCCGATTATCCTGTTTGCCCGGGCCTACGGCATCACCGTTTAAGGGGCGAGGAAGGCAAGGCCATGCAAAAAACCGACATCACCCGCGACGACATCATGCCAATGGCGGAATTCGCCAGGATCCGGGCGGCGAAGCGCAAGGAACTGGTGACGCATAAACGCGACCGGCGCATCGAAATCGGCCCGGTCGCCACCTGCTATTTCGAATCCTTTGACACGATGTGGTGGCAGATTCATGAAATGCTCTTTATCGAAAAGGGCGGCGAGGAACAGATCGCCGATGAACTCGCAGCCTATAACCCGCTCATCCCGAAAGGGCAGGAGCTTGTCTGCACGATCATGTTCGAAATCAATGAAGAATCGCGCCGCAAGACGTTCCTGAGCAAGCTGGGCGGCATCGAGGAAAAGGTTTTTATCCGCGTAGCGGGCGCGCGAATTCGCGGCGTCGCCGAAACGGATATCGACCGGACCACGGCGGACGGCAAGGCATCGTCCGTGCAGTTCATCCATTTTCCGTTCACGCAGGAACAGATTGCGGCGTTCCGTACCGCCGGCGAGGAAATCATGATCGGCTTCGATCACGAAGCCTATGGCCATATGGCGGTAATGCCCGAACCGATGCGCGCCGCGCTAGCGATGGATTTCGCGGATAACGCCTGAGAAGCCGCTACTCGATTATCTCGTCTTCCTTCAGACCCCAGAGACCGTTGCGGCGTACCCAGCCGGAATAGGGCTGCACCGTCACGCCGCACCATTGCGGCTGACAGGTTTCCAGCTCGGCAACAACGCCGGGCGACAGCCGGGCGACAGCCGGCGCGGTATCCTCGGGACTGCGCCGCAGGGCCATGATTTCCCCCGTGACGATGACGGTGCGTTTTCCCGACAGCATGGCCCGGTGCACCCAGCCTTCCGCGCCCTCGGAATCCCTTATCTTTCGCCAGCTTTCGAAATCCGCCGTAATCTGCACCGGCAACAGCTTGCGCACGAAAACCCACTTTACCTGATACCGGACCCCGGGCCCGGCCCGGACATTGACCTCGTCCGCCCGCAGCGACGCGAAGCGTTCGCTGGAATTCTCCGGGGGTTTTTCGTCCTTCGGCTGCGCCGCCGCGGGAAGCCCGGCGCAAAGGACCAGGACGCAGATCGGTAGCGCGCGGACAATGGACAACGATGTTACTGAAGACATGGTTTCCAATATCGTGTGGCATATATGCGGTCAAGGCGCGACATCGCCCGGCGCCGGAGATATTATCCATTCGAATGATTCGCAAGGACCGAGCATGATATCGCCCAGACCGCGCGTCGTCGTGACGCGCAGACTTCCCGACGCCATCGAAACGCGCATGATGGAACTGTTCGACGCGCAGCTGAACCTTGACGACAGGGCGATGTCCCGGGCGGATCTGGCCGAGGCCGTGAAGGAAGCGGACGTGCTGGTGCCGACGGTGACGGACAGAATCACTGCCGATGTTATCGCTGCCGCCGGCACGCGGCTGAAACTGATCGCGTCGTTCGGCACCGGCGTCGATCATATCGACATGGACGCGGCGAAGGCGAAGTCGATCATGGTCACGAACACGCCCGGCGTGCTGACCGAAGATACCGCCGATATGACAATGGCGCTGATCCTCGCCGTGCCGCGGCGCCTCGCCGAAGGCGAACGCCTGGTCCGCTCCGGCAACTGGGTCGGCTGGAGCCCGACGACGATGCTGGGCCACCGCATCTGGGGAAAGCGACTGGGAATTGTCGGCATGGGCCGCATCGGCCAGGCCGTGGCCCGGCGCGCGCGGGGGTTCGGCCTGTCGATCCATTATCACAACCGGCGCCGCGTGCACGAGGAAACCGAAAGCGAGCTGGAGGCGACCTATTGGGACAGCCTGGACCAGATGCTGGCCCGCATGGATATCGTGTCGATCAACTGCCCGTACACGCCCGCGACCTATCACCTGCTGAACCGTCGCCGTCTGGAGCTGATGAAACACGACGCCTATATCGTCAATACCAGCCGTGGCGAGGTCGTGGATGAAACCGCGCTGACCCAACTGCTGGGGCGCGGCGCCATTGCGGGTGCCGGGCTGGATGTCTTTGAAAACGAACCGGCGGTCAATCCCAGGCTGCTGGCGCTCGACAACGTCGTGCTGCTGCCGCATATGGGGTCGGCGACGATAGAGGGCCGCATCGCGATGGGCGAAAAAGTCATCATCAATATCAGGACCATGGCCGATGGCCATAATCCGCCGGACCGCGTTCTTGGCACGGATTTCTGACATCGGGCGCCGCCCCGTTCATGCCGGTTGATTCCGGGCGGCTATGGCCGCGGCTGCGCGGCCATATCGTCGAAACCGTAAAGCTTGCGGCGCCCGTCGTTGTCACGCGCGCGGGCATTCTGGTAATGGCCGCGGTCGATACCGCGATGCTGGGCCGGACCCATGTCGACCAGGTCGCATTTTACGGAATCAGCGTCACGCCGTTTATCGTGATCATCGTTGCGGGGATAGGCCTGCTGTTCGGCACCGTCATCGCCACCAGCCATGCCATCGGCCGCGACGCCCCGCAGGAATGCGGTGCGATCTGGCGGCGCTCGCTGCCCTATGCGCTGGCAATCGGCGTAATCGGCCTGATCCTCTGCCAGTTCGGCAGCCGGTTCTTCGACCTGACAGGCCAGCCGGCCATCATTTCCGAAGGCGGCGGGCGGGTCATTGCGATCCTCGGGCTCAGCCTGCCGGGCGTCATCCTGTACTGCACGACCGCATTCTTCCTCGAGGGCCTGCGGCGGCCGGTCCCGGCCATGATCGTCATGATCGTGGCGAATATTCTGAATGTGGGGTTCAACTGGTTGTTCATCTTCGGCAATGGCGGCTTTCCCGCCCTTGGCGCCGAGGGCGCCGCCTGGTCGACAACCCTCGTGCGGCTGGCGATGCCGATGATGCTAATGGGCTATGTCTGGTGGATGCCGGACCGGGACCGGTATGGCGTGCGCGGGCCGCTCGAAAGGCACTGGTGGCGGCGCGGCCGTCTCCAGCGTCGCTACGGCTATGCCGCGAGTGTCAGTTACACGGTCGAGGAATCCGCATTTGCGGCACTGGGGTTCTTCGCCGGCCTTATGGGTACGCTGTCGCTGGCCGCCTATACCGTGCAGAATATTTCCATCGCCTTCGTCTTCATGGCCGCGCTTGGCGTTGCGTCGGCGACGAGCGTCCGGGTCGGGATTGCCCATGGACGGGGCGACTGGCCCAATCGCTCGATGGCGGCATGGACAGGCATGGCGCTGGCTTTGGCGGCGCTGGGTCTGGTCGCTATCGGCTTCCTTTTCCTGCCGGCGACAATTGCCGCGATTTTCACCAGCGACCCGGTGCTGATCGCCACCGTCGCGCCGTTGATTGCGCTGTCCGCCTTTCTGCTGATGTGCGACGGAGGCCAGGTGGTGATGGCCAACATCCTGCGGGGCGCCGGCGAAACCTGGGCGCCGCCGGTCATTCACGTCATTTCGTATTTCATCGTGATGCTGCCGTTGGGCTGGGTGCTGGCATTCTCGTTCGAATACGGCGTGCGCGGACTGGTGCTGGGGATTATCGCCGGCAGCGTGGTTTCCATAACGCTGCTATCCGCCCGGTTCCTGGCGATATCGCGACGCAGCCGCCGCGTCAGCGGGACGTCAGCGACGTAATCGTCGGGTTTTCGCCGCACAGGGCGCAATTCCGGTCCGGGGGGATCCTGATCTTGCGAATGGTCGTGTTCATCGCATCGTACAGGATCAGGCTGCCGGACAGGCTTTTGCCGAGACCGAGCAGTTCCTTCAGGATTTCGCTGGACTGCATCGTGCCGATCACCCCGGCAATGGCGCCGAAGATCCCGGCGGTTTCGCAGCGCGGCGTCGTGCCCGGCGGCGGGGGGCTGGGAAACAGGCAGCGATAGCAGGGATTGTCGCCGCCGAGATGCGACTTGAACGTGGACAATTGTCCTTCGAAGCGCAGCAGCGCGCCCGCGACGAGCGTCTTGCCGCCGAGATGGCAGGCGTCGTTCAGGAGGTAGCGGGTATCGAAATTGTCGCTGCCGTCCGCGATCAGATCGTATCCCGCGATCAGGTCCGCCGCATTGTCCGGACCCAGCCGCATAGTGTGTTCGTGGACCTCGATTTCCGGATTGATCCTGCGGATGGTTTCCCGCGCACTTTTTACCTTGGCGGTGCCGATGCTGTCCGTCTGGTGGATGACCTGGCGCTGCAGGTTTGAAATGTCGACTTCGTCATCGTCGATAATGCCGAGCGTCCCAACGCCGGCGGCGGCCAGATACAGCAGCAGCGGCGACCCCAGCCCGCCGGCGCCGACCACCAGGACGCGGGACTGCAGCAGCTTTAACTGCCCTTCCTCGCCGACTTCATCGAGGATGATATGCCGGGCGTATCGATGCAGCTGTTCGTCGGTAATTTCAGTATGTGTGACCATGTCAGACGCCGTCGAATAAGGGGGTGGAAAGGTAGCGTTCGGCAAAGGACGGGATAATCACCAGGATCCGTTTGCCCGCCATGTCCGGCCGCGCCGCGACTTCCAGCGCCGCCGCGACCGCCGCGCCCGAAGATATGCCGACCGGCAGCCCTTCGAGGCTGGCCAGCCGGCGCGCGGTCCGGAACGCGGTTTCATTGGCGATGGAAATGACCTCGTCGATGAGGGCGGTATCAAGGTTGCCGGGCACGAAACCGGCGCCGATTCCCTGGATCTTGTGCGGTCCCGGAATGCCGCCGGAAAGCACCGGGCTGTCTTCCGGTTCGACCGCGACGAGACGGAAATCCGGATTGCGTTCCTTCAGCAGGCCGGCGCAGCCGGTGACCGTGCCGCCGGTGCCGACGCCCGCCACCATGATGTCAAGATTGCCGCCCGTGTCGCGCCAGATTTCCTCCGCCGTCGTCGCGCGGTGGATCGCCGGATTGGCGGGATTGTCGAACTGTTGGGGAATGACCGCATCGCCGATTTCTTCCTTCAGGGCGATGGCGCGGTCGATAGCGCCGGTCATGCCCCGGTTGGCCGGCGTCAGTTCGATTTCCGCGCCCAGGATCAGCAGCATCTTGCGCCGCTCCAGCGACATCGATTCGGGCATGGTCAGGATCAGCCGGTATCCCTTGGCGGCGCAGACGAAGGCGAGCGCGATACCGGTATTGCCGGATGTCGGCTCGACAATGGTCGTATCGGGGCCGATTTCGCCGGCCTTCTCCATGGCCTCGATCATCGAGAATCCGATGCGGTCCTTGACCGATCCCATGGGATTGAAGAATTCCAGCTTTGCCAGCAGGTCGACCGGCACGCCCGCTTCCGCCGCCATGCGCGATAGCCGCACAATCGGGGTCGCCCCGATCGTGTCCAGGATACTGTCGTAGATCCGGCCGCGAAATTCCATTTCCGCCCTGTCAGGTTGACTCAATCCGGGTAGACTTTGACGCACATCAGATCATGAAATCGAACAGTTCAGAAGCGTTACACTGCACCCCGGCGGCGCGGGCCCGGGTGCACAGGTCTTCGATGCTGACCTCGTCCAGTTGCTTCATGGCCGTTTCCTGCAGTTCCAGCCAGATCGGGTGCAGCACCGCACGGCCCAGTTCCGAGCCCACCGGTTCTTCCAGCGGGTCGGTGGTGCCTTCCATCTGATCGACGATGCGGGTGATTTCACCAAGCGAGATGCGCCGCCTTTCGCGGGACAGCCGGTAACCGCCGCGCGGACCGCGTACACCGGACAGGATTTCGGCCTTGACCAGGTTTTGCAGCACCTGTTCCAGGTACCGGCGCGGAATGCCCTGCCGCTGCGCGATTTCCTTGCTTTGCACCGGTGTTTCCGCCGCGTTGTACGCGATGTCGACAACCGCATCGATGGCGAAAATCAGTTTCTTCGTCAGCCGTAACATCGTTATCCGTCTTTCCCCGTACCCGTCGATCCATACCCGCCGGCGCCCCGTGCGGTGCCCGGCAGGGCATCGGCTTCCGCCCATGCGATCCGCGTCACCGGCGCCACGACCATCTGCGCGATCCGCATGCCCCGGGAAATGGCGAACGGCTCCGTACCCAGATTCGCCAGGATGACGCCGATTTCCCCCCGATAATCCGCATCGACCGTCCCGGGACTGTTCAGGACGGTGATGCCGTTCTTCAGCGCCAGGCCGGAGCGCGGCCGGACCTGCGCCTCGTACCCCTGCGGCAGGGCAATCGCGAGTCCCGTGGGCACGAGGATGCGCGCGCCGGGCGCGAGGGTCATCGGGTCGGCATTGGCCGCCAGCAGGTCCAGCCCCGCGCTGCCCGCCGTCGCATATTCCGGCAGCGGCAGGTCGGCGCCATGCGGCAGCCGCTGAACCGGGACGGTGACCGTTGTCATGCGCCGGCGCCGAACCAGGCGGCGATCCGGCCGGCGAGGCGGTCGGCGACCTGCTGCTTGGTCATGGTCGGCCAGGCCTCATCGCAGTCCGCGGTGATCAGGTGGATCGTATTGGCGTCGCCGCCGAAGGTGCCTGTAGCCGGTGAAACGTCATTGGCCAGCAGCCAGTCGCATTTCTTGGACTTGCGCTTTCCCAGGGCATTTTCGACGACATTCTCCGTTTCGGCCGCGAAACCGATCACCAGCCGGGGACGCTTGTTGCCCGGCTTGCTCAGCGTCTTCAGGATGTCCGGATTTTCCGCGAACTCGAGCACCGGCGGGCCGCCGCCATTCTTCTTCAGTTTCTGTTTCGCCGCCGTCCGGACCCGCCAGTCCGCCACCGCGGCAACGCAGATGGCGGCATCGGCGGGCAGCGCCTTTTCGCAGGCGGCCAGCATGTCGCGCGCCGACTCGACCCGGATGATGGTGACGCCGGCCGGATCGGGAAGGGCCGTCGGCCCGCTCACCAGAATGGTTTCGGCGCCAAGGCCGGCCAGCGCGGCCGCCACCGCATGGCCCTGCTTGCCGGATGACCGGTTGGCGATGTAGCGCACGGGATCGATGGCTTCATGGGTCGGGCCGCTGGTGACCAGCATCCGCCGTCCGGCCAGCGGCCCGGCGCCGAAATGCCGGGCGACCGCATCCACGATATCGGCCACTTCCGCCATGCGGCCGAACCCGTATTCGCCGCAGGCCATGTCGCCCTGGACCGGCCCGGCGAAGGCGATGCCCCGCTGCGCCAGCAGTACGCAGTTTGCCCGGGTCGCCGCGTGTTCCCACATCCGCACATTCATCGCGGGCGCCACCATGACCGGCTTGTCGGTCGCCAGCAGCACCGTTGTGGCCAGGTCGTTGGCGATGCCGGCCGTCATGCGGGCCAGAATATCGGCGGTCGCTGGCGCGACAAGCAGCAGGTCCGCGTTCCGGGAAAGCTGGATATGCCCCATTTCTGCTTCGTCGGTCAGCGAGAAGATATCCTGGTAGACCCGGTCCTCGCTCAACGCGGAAACCGATAGCGGCGTCACGAATTCTGCTGCCGACGGGGTCAGGACGCAGCGCACGGCGGCGCCTTTCTCCCGTAACCGGCGGATCAGCTCAAGCGATTTATACGCCGCGATGCCACCCGTGATGATCAGGAGTACGCGTTTGCCATGAAGCGCCATGAAGGATAGGTCCAAAAATACATTACAATGACTGTATTAATGTAGTTGGCCGCAATCCACTGTGCAAGATTGTTAATTCACATCGCCCGAA is a window of Alphaproteobacteria bacterium DNA encoding:
- a CDS encoding DUF3501 family protein — its product is MQKTDITRDDIMPMAEFARIRAAKRKELVTHKRDRRIEIGPVATCYFESFDTMWWQIHEMLFIEKGGEEQIADELAAYNPLIPKGQELVCTIMFEINEESRRKTFLSKLGGIEEKVFIRVAGARIRGVAETDIDRTTADGKASSVQFIHFPFTQEQIAAFRTAGEEIMIGFDHEAYGHMAVMPEPMRAALAMDFADNA
- the moeB gene encoding molybdopterin-synthase adenylyltransferase MoeB — its product is MVTHTEITDEQLHRYARHIILDEVGEEGQLKLLQSRVLVVGAGGLGSPLLLYLAAAGVGTLGIIDDDEVDISNLQRQVIHQTDSIGTAKVKSARETIRRINPEIEVHEHTMRLGPDNAADLIAGYDLIADGSDNFDTRYLLNDACHLGGKTLVAGALLRFEGQLSTFKSHLGGDNPCYRCLFPSPPPPGTTPRCETAGIFGAIAGVIGTMQSSEILKELLGLGKSLSGSLILYDAMNTTIRKIRIPPDRNCALCGENPTITSLTSR
- a CDS encoding MATE family efflux transporter produces the protein MPVDSGRLWPRLRGHIVETVKLAAPVVVTRAGILVMAAVDTAMLGRTHVDQVAFYGISVTPFIVIIVAGIGLLFGTVIATSHAIGRDAPQECGAIWRRSLPYALAIGVIGLILCQFGSRFFDLTGQPAIISEGGGRVIAILGLSLPGVILYCTTAFFLEGLRRPVPAMIVMIVANILNVGFNWLFIFGNGGFPALGAEGAAWSTTLVRLAMPMMLMGYVWWMPDRDRYGVRGPLERHWWRRGRLQRRYGYAASVSYTVEESAFAALGFFAGLMGTLSLAAYTVQNISIAFVFMAALGVASATSVRVGIAHGRGDWPNRSMAAWTGMALALAALGLVAIGFLFLPATIAAIFTSDPVLIATVAPLIALSAFLLMCDGGQVVMANILRGAGETWAPPVIHVISYFIVMLPLGWVLAFSFEYGVRGLVLGIIAGSVVSITLLSARFLAISRRSRRVSGTSAT
- the cysK gene encoding cysteine synthase A; the encoded protein is MEFRGRIYDSILDTIGATPIVRLSRMAAEAGVPVDLLAKLEFFNPMGSVKDRIGFSMIEAMEKAGEIGPDTTIVEPTSGNTGIALAFVCAAKGYRLILTMPESMSLERRKMLLILGAEIELTPANRGMTGAIDRAIALKEEIGDAVIPQQFDNPANPAIHRATTAEEIWRDTGGNLDIMVAGVGTGGTVTGCAGLLKERNPDFRLVAVEPEDSPVLSGGIPGPHKIQGIGAGFVPGNLDTALIDEVISIANETAFRTARRLASLEGLPVGISSGAAVAAALEVAARPDMAGKRILVIIPSFAERYLSTPLFDGV
- a CDS encoding Rrf2 family transcriptional regulator; amino-acid sequence: MLRLTKKLIFAIDAVVDIAYNAAETPVQSKEIAQRQGIPRRYLEQVLQNLVKAEILSGVRGPRGGYRLSRERRRISLGEITRIVDQMEGTTDPLEEPVGSELGRAVLHPIWLELQETAMKQLDEVSIEDLCTRARAAGVQCNASELFDFMI
- a CDS encoding SH3 domain-containing protein gives rise to the protein MSSVTSLSIVRALPICVLVLCAGLPAAAQPKDEKPPENSSERFASLRADEVNVRAGPGVRYQVKWVFVRKLLPVQITADFESWRKIRDSEGAEGWVHRAMLSGKRTVIVTGEIMALRRSPEDTAPAVARLSPGVVAELETCQPQWCGVTVQPYSGWVRRNGLWGLKEDEIIE
- the dut gene encoding dUTP diphosphatase, coding for MTTVTVPVQRLPHGADLPLPEYATAGSAGLDLLAANADPMTLAPGARILVPTGLAIALPQGYEAQVRPRSGLALKNGITVLNSPGTVDADYRGEIGVILANLGTEPFAISRGMRIAQMVVAPVTRIAWAEADALPGTARGAGGYGSTGTGKDG
- a CDS encoding D-glycerate dehydrogenase; its protein translation is MISPRPRVVVTRRLPDAIETRMMELFDAQLNLDDRAMSRADLAEAVKEADVLVPTVTDRITADVIAAAGTRLKLIASFGTGVDHIDMDAAKAKSIMVTNTPGVLTEDTADMTMALILAVPRRLAEGERLVRSGNWVGWSPTTMLGHRIWGKRLGIVGMGRIGQAVARRARGFGLSIHYHNRRRVHEETESELEATYWDSLDQMLARMDIVSINCPYTPATYHLLNRRRLELMKHDAYIVNTSRGEVVDETALTQLLGRGAIAGAGLDVFENEPAVNPRLLALDNVVLLPHMGSATIEGRIAMGEKVIINIRTMADGHNPPDRVLGTDF
- the coaBC gene encoding bifunctional phosphopantothenoylcysteine decarboxylase/phosphopantothenate--cysteine ligase CoaBC encodes the protein MALHGKRVLLIITGGIAAYKSLELIRRLREKGAAVRCVLTPSAAEFVTPLSVSALSEDRVYQDIFSLTDEAEMGHIQLSRNADLLLVAPATADILARMTAGIANDLATTVLLATDKPVMVAPAMNVRMWEHAATRANCVLLAQRGIAFAGPVQGDMACGEYGFGRMAEVADIVDAVARHFGAGPLAGRRMLVTSGPTHEAIDPVRYIANRSSGKQGHAVAAALAGLGAETILVSGPTALPDPAGVTIIRVESARDMLAACEKALPADAAICVAAVADWRVRTAAKQKLKKNGGGPPVLEFAENPDILKTLSKPGNKRPRLVIGFAAETENVVENALGKRKSKKCDWLLANDVSPATGTFGGDANTIHLITADCDEAWPTMTKQQVADRLAGRIAAWFGAGA